The Sphingomonas sanxanigenens DSM 19645 = NX02 genome includes a region encoding these proteins:
- the tnpC gene encoding IS66 family transposase, producing the protein MRVLEAPVSPADATARIAALEASLARANAALAARDLLIDTLRGQIARLRRMQFGASSEKLGREIEQLELALEELETERDVSEVETAAPGVAPRLAPVRSLPEHLPREEVVHEPASGICTCPDCGGALRRLGVDAHEMLDIVPVRWRVVRNVRPKYSCRSCEKIVQAPAPVSAVARGKATFATLAHVVVSKFDHHLPLYRQAEMMAAQGLEIDRSTLAGWAGQAAALLDPVVSRIRDEVLKADKIHADDTPVPVLDPGRGKTATGRLWVYAADDQASGSTTPPATWYRFTPDRTAAHPQAHLAGFRGFLQADAYAGYDALYRGGVTEVACWAHFRRKVFDLHERLSTPLTTDILERIGALYAVEAEVRGQPPDVRRRARQERSQSLVDALREVLDAALRRLSPKSDMAKAIAYGTKRWPALCRFLGDGRLEIDNNIAERALRGVAVGRRNWLFAGSRAGGERAAAIYTVIQTCKANGVDPQAYIADVIARVAGDWPATRWDELMPWNWVPQTDQPTAQAA; encoded by the coding sequence ATGCGGGTGCTGGAAGCGCCTGTTTCCCCTGCTGATGCCACCGCGCGGATCGCCGCGCTGGAGGCATCGCTCGCCCGGGCGAATGCCGCGCTCGCCGCCCGCGATCTGCTCATCGACACGTTGCGCGGGCAGATCGCCCGACTGCGGCGGATGCAGTTCGGTGCCTCCTCCGAGAAGTTGGGCCGCGAGATCGAACAGCTCGAGCTGGCGCTGGAAGAGCTGGAAACGGAGCGGGATGTTTCCGAAGTCGAGACTGCGGCGCCTGGAGTAGCGCCGCGCCTGGCACCGGTCCGCAGTCTGCCGGAGCATCTGCCGCGCGAGGAGGTCGTCCACGAGCCGGCGTCCGGTATCTGCACCTGCCCGGACTGCGGTGGTGCGCTGCGCCGGCTGGGCGTGGACGCGCACGAGATGCTCGACATCGTGCCGGTGCGCTGGCGGGTCGTGCGCAACGTCCGCCCCAAATACAGCTGCCGGTCTTGCGAGAAGATCGTCCAGGCACCCGCGCCGGTCAGCGCTGTGGCGCGGGGCAAGGCGACCTTCGCGACGCTGGCGCACGTCGTCGTCTCCAAGTTCGACCACCATCTGCCGTTGTACCGCCAGGCCGAGATGATGGCCGCGCAGGGGCTCGAGATCGACCGCTCGACGCTCGCGGGCTGGGCCGGGCAAGCTGCAGCACTGCTCGACCCGGTGGTCAGCCGTATCCGTGACGAGGTGCTCAAGGCCGACAAGATCCATGCCGACGACACGCCGGTGCCGGTGCTCGACCCCGGCCGTGGCAAGACCGCGACCGGGCGGCTGTGGGTGTACGCCGCCGACGACCAGGCGTCCGGCAGCACGACACCGCCCGCAACATGGTATCGCTTCACGCCCGACCGCACCGCGGCGCACCCGCAGGCGCATCTCGCCGGCTTTCGCGGCTTTCTCCAGGCCGATGCCTATGCGGGCTATGACGCCCTGTACCGCGGTGGCGTCACAGAGGTGGCATGCTGGGCACACTTCCGGCGCAAGGTGTTCGACCTGCACGAGCGCCTCTCCACGCCGCTGACCACCGATATCCTGGAGCGCATCGGCGCGCTCTATGCCGTCGAGGCGGAGGTGCGTGGTCAGCCGCCGGATGTACGCCGTCGAGCGCGACAGGAACGAAGCCAGTCGCTGGTCGACGCCTTGCGCGAGGTGCTCGACGCTGCCCTTCGCCGCCTGTCGCCCAAGTCCGACATGGCCAAAGCCATCGCCTATGGCACCAAACGCTGGCCGGCGCTGTGCCGCTTCCTGGGTGACGGGCGTCTGGAGATCGACAACAACATCGCGGAGCGGGCCCTGCGCGGCGTCGCCGTGGGAAGGCGCAACTGGCTGTTCGCGGGTTCGCGCGCAGGCGGCGAGCGAGCCGCCGCCATCTACACCGTCATCCAGACCTGCAAGGCCAACGGCGTCGACCCGCAGGCCTATATCGCCGATGTCATCGCCAGGGTCGCCGGCGACTGGCCCGCCACCCGCTGGGACGAGCTGATGCCGTGGAACTGGGTGCCCCAGACAGATCAGCCAACAGCCCAAGCCGCATAA